The following are encoded together in the Clostridia bacterium genome:
- the tsaD gene encoding tRNA (adenosine(37)-N6)-threonylcarbamoyltransferase complex transferase subunit TsaD, translated as MTDETLILAIETSCDETSAAVLQGGRRVLSNVISSQIQVHQRFGGVVPEIASRQHMEQIIPVVDQALTEAGINLKDLDAVAVTYGPGLVGSLLVGVAQAKAMAFAIKKPLIGVHHLLGHIYANLLEHPDLELPALCLVVSGGHTSLVRWQSHEEIEVLGATLDDAAGEAFDKIARALGLGYPGGPAVEKAAMAGNPAAVAFPRAWLEEGSLDFSFSGLKSAVLNYLHNARQRGEEISVPDVCASFQAAVVEVLVGKAVQAALKYKLPVITLAGGVAANGYLRQKLLAAAEPHGIEVRWPSPIYCTDNAAMIACAAYYRYLAGDFAGLDLNAVPYLPLEQALAKR; from the coding sequence TTGACCGACGAAACTCTGATTCTAGCCATTGAAACCAGCTGCGACGAAACGTCGGCAGCGGTATTGCAGGGCGGGCGCCGGGTTTTATCCAACGTCATTTCTTCCCAGATCCAAGTCCACCAGCGGTTCGGCGGCGTGGTGCCTGAAATAGCTTCCCGCCAGCACATGGAGCAGATCATCCCGGTGGTGGATCAAGCCTTAACAGAGGCCGGGATTAATCTTAAAGACCTGGATGCGGTAGCGGTTACTTACGGGCCCGGTCTGGTAGGATCCCTGCTGGTGGGGGTGGCCCAGGCTAAGGCCATGGCATTTGCCATTAAGAAACCCTTGATCGGGGTGCATCACCTGTTGGGGCATATTTACGCCAATTTGCTGGAGCACCCGGACCTGGAACTGCCGGCTTTGTGCCTGGTGGTGTCAGGCGGTCATACCAGCCTGGTCCGCTGGCAGTCCCATGAGGAAATTGAGGTTCTGGGGGCTACTTTGGATGATGCCGCCGGGGAAGCCTTTGACAAAATTGCCAGGGCCCTGGGCCTAGGTTATCCGGGGGGGCCCGCCGTTGAAAAGGCGGCCATGGCCGGGAACCCGGCTGCCGTAGCTTTTCCAAGGGCTTGGCTGGAGGAAGGGAGCCTGGATTTCAGCTTCAGCGGGCTGAAATCGGCGGTGCTGAATTACCTGCACAACGCTCGCCAGCGGGGAGAAGAGATTTCTGTCCCGGATGTATGCGCCAGTTTCCAGGCAGCCGTGGTGGAAGTGCTGGTGGGGAAGGCGGTGCAGGCCGCCCTCAAGTATAAACTGCCGGTCATCACCCTGGCGGGTGGGGTGGCGGCCAACGGGTACTTGCGGCAGAAGCTCCTTGCCGCCGCCGAGCCCCACGGTATAGAGGTTAGGTGGCCAAGTCCTATTTACTGCACCGATAATGCGGCCATGATTGCCTGTGCCGCTTATTACCGCTACCTGGCCGGTGATTTCGCCGGGCTGGATTTGAATGCGGTCCCTTATTTGCCCTTGGAGCAAGCACTGGCCAAGAGATGA